The following is a genomic window from Neodiprion pinetum isolate iyNeoPine1 chromosome 3, iyNeoPine1.2, whole genome shotgun sequence.
CAAAATTAAGCCTGGATGATCTCAGTACGGAAGTTTATTATAGAATTTTTAACGGGGCGATAACGGGTAAAATGTCACAATCATTCCATAGCGATGAGAATCGAGTCTTCAATAAATTCTGCACGTGTCATTATAAATAATGTTTTAACTGGTATTCTATATTCTGTATTCTACTAACATGTTCCTGGCTAGTTCGATTATCTGATATTTCGAGAATGACGTTCAAATGTTTGTTACgctttatactttttttttatcattcgtcTTCCACCGTTAACTGTATATTTTACAGTCAATACTTTAAAGCATTTggataaattgatttttcgcaACTATTCGGAATTACGGTGAAAATCGAAAGCCGTTAGGTTAGAGTAATAAGGGATTCGCCGATACTTGAACGCTGGAAATTTCCATCGTAGAATTCTCAGCCGCTGCAAACCTCGGATAGTCGAAAAACATGACCAGAACATCGTAGCAAGAATTACCGAAAAGATGAAagcaattttcctttttcagcTGTATCTTTTGAACAGCTGTAGGGGAATCTAATAGAAAGTACTTTTGCACGCATCCAGTGAGCTGTGTAGTACAAATATAAGTATTTGCGTAATGTGAATGCGAAAATAGAATTACACAAAAATAGCTAACTACCGATCCACGATGAACAAACAAGGTTTTATGATTGACTAACCTTATAAACGCTTAATTAAGATATGCGATTTCTCACCTTCGCTCAACAATGTGTCGATAACTTTCGCTTTCTACGGAAGTGAACTGACATTTTAGATTCGAcgtcgcaaaaattttcgtcgatTCGTCAACCTCAAGTCATCTTACGTcactcatatttttttattaccgcgATTCAAACCATGAATATATTCGCATTACATTTTGACGAAATTATATACTTGACATCATTCcgatgaaattttcagattcCAGACGGAGTGTTTTAACCTGATAAAAAAAGACAATACTATTTTTCTCGTCGTGTTTAAGCTCCTGGTATACTTTATTGCACTTACCGATAAAAGTGCCCTGAAAATTCGTATCAGATACATTATTAATACGTACAATAAAACTGACAATTCATGATACTAGCCAAATATCTTCAAACTTTGTTACAGCACAGCTAGCGTAAAACATTGAACTGCAATTCGTTGACTTATAATAATTCCGCTATTGTTCAAACCCGATGTTTTCTGTATTCTGTCTGCAGGAAATTAGCAACGTGATACGTGATCAAAAGCTTGTtcgaaaagaaatatttttccaaacgtGAAATGTTCCTAATTGTAAGACCAGAAGcaggaaaaattgttatctTTATGGTCAATATTTAAATCACGTCCATACGTAACGTGACTCATTGACAGTTGACAGATAATTGGATTTCTGTTTAGCTGATAATGTACGTATCGAATTTTCCGGTACGATTTTCCTGCCATTGCACAATTAATCTCCGAACAAGTATCTTATCTAACAAATATATGATGAGCTTATAAGACTTGCGACCTAATCTTTGGCGTGCAAAAGCTTTTTAGAGCAACTAGTTGTATAACTTAGTTGTCAATGAGCTGCAGTCACAGAAGTATACCGCGATGATTCTTCCGACAATTACTGTAATCACCCTCACATTACTCGCCACAGGAGCGAATGGTAAgcgaattttcaacaaaatggCAACCTCgagaattataattatttctcaatGGTCTGCTTCTTGgactgtttcaaatttgggAAACTTACATTTCTTTTCCTCGAACAAGGTCCGGACGTtgatttttgacgaaattaaAATCATTTCGAAGTATAGGATGTTTAGCTCAGGTCTAAGAGGTACCTCAGTTCGTGTGATTATCTTTCTCGATAAATAACGAGTAAAGAAATATACTTGTTCCGATTTCTTGAaggagtttaaaaaaataatcgctgGTTTTCATTCATGTAAATAATGTCATACCTGTTTTCCTAGTCTATTCTCAAGAAAAGATacaaaaaaatcttattttgtTAATATCAGATGTCTGGTTGTTCGatcctaaaaaaaaactatcattttttttttttaagataatTTAATTATCCATAGTATCAAATCTATATACCCGATAATTTTGCAACTTTTCCAGAGAATCTTGAATgagtgttattttttttttttttacattctgtttgagtggaaaaaatcaaattccgTGAAGCACGTCTTGGACAATAGAGCTGAAAAATCTTATACTTCGGGAGGATTTGTTGCACGGAAAAAACTGATCTTCAAAAAACAAGTATGACCCTAATTCGAAACAGTTTAATGCTTGTGTGatgtataaaatgtaaatcCAGAACAAATTTCGCTAGCGTTGAATTAGGATAATAGGACTTATACCTGTAAAGAACATTATGCTCTGTTTCTTCATTTATAACGTATGCGGAAGTTCAGACGCGGAAATGTTTATCGAGAATTCTTAACAGTTAGTTTCGCTAAGCAAGTGCCCAATTattctctcacaatcagattTGGTGTACGCCATTTCATACGTCTCGACTAAATAATTGAAAGTACGTAACATACTTTTGATGatgaaatgaatataaataatgaaaaaaaatgcacgCAGTCTGGAGAGAATCTGCCGCAAGTACGCTGATTTAAGAACTagtttcaatttaaaaactaACCTGACTCAATTATACCATTCTGTTTCGCTGATTAGGAAATTACATTAATTAATAGTCAGATCTTGATGGTACGATGGAGTTCAAATTTGAcataatttgtgaaaatttttagttcagtTGAGCGTGCAAATGTTCATCTTTACATTTGGTGTGGATCAGTCGTGTACGATAAGAAACTCCATGTCAGTCAACTATTGATATTTTTAGCCTTTGGCTGAGGGACAACTTGATTATCATCTTGTCCACAAATGATACCTCTTAtcgattagaaaaataataaaatagctGGAATTCGCATTTATAACAGGCCTCAATTCCCAGTGATCTAAGCTCAATGTATAATCATCTAATATACTGACAAGCGTGAAGCAGACTATCAACAGCAGAAATGATTATCGGCGTTATCAGTCTGACGTTGGCGATGCAGACCCTGTAATTTTTACTGTCGAAAAACTTGTATCGGCTGTATAAAAACATGTAATCTTGTATTCACACATGTATTAGATGCGTGATATGTATTTCGTTGGGCTGTGCagtgtttatttttcaccgctgtattttaaaaaatttttataccggaTCGTCTTTTTTTGTAGTTTAAATAATTTAGCCTGAATCAATGCCCTGTGAGCTAGAAACAAAGTGAATACCTCATTTATCCTCTAAAACTAGGTGAACTGATAAAACTTTAATTTCCACATACACCAACATCAGCTCGATTGGACCTCGTTGTTATTTTAAAGTACTTGTATAGTACATAATAGAATGAAACGAGTAGCGAATTAGCAGAGAATCGGATCAAGCCGCCTGTCAAATGAACTCAAAGCATTAAGccatataatattttatcataatgTCAACTGATCGGTATAACAAAGTAAATTTAATCACAGGTCTTCCGAATTGAGATCATTATCCCGCATACCAAGCTGTTAAAGAACGTATAATAAATCAATTATCTTATCTTCTCTCAACCGAATCGAAACCACTGCATGTGAGAGTTTTGCACATTATTGTTAAGAACAAATCGCATCGATTTTAACTGGAAAACATTTCTCtggatgagaaaaatttgtgaaaaatgataGTTTTGAAACTCcagtttatcaatttttttcaggtgaATGAATAAAGTTTTTAAGAAATGTTTGATGCAGAAACTTTCTTCGCAACGCACCAAAGCTTGACAAATGTTTCAAGAATCATTTGGGTGTGATCGATaaacatattgaaaaaaagtagCCGTCTCCCCGACCAGCCACTAAAAGAATAACAAGTTTCACAGTTTTTTCCATCGACAGGAAGACAAGGATTTGGATCTGGGGAGCAGGAATGGGGCTACGTAACCGTGCGTCCTTACGCCCACATGTTCTGGTGGCTTTACTACACCACGGCAAACGTAACGAATTTCACAGAGAAGCCGCTCGTTATATGGCTCCAAGGAGGCCCCGGGGCTTCGTCAACGGGGTACGGGAACTTTGAAGAATTGGGACCACTCGACCTTGATCTAAATGAGAGAAACTACACGTGGGTACGTATATTTAACACTGCTGTAGTCCTCTGTTGCCAACAATTCTTCAAAACTTACCGAAACTTTATCCCATTTGCTCTGAAAAGTGATAATTTTTAGAATGTTTTTCGAGTTTTTCATTACATTTGAAGCGGTAAAATTGAAGTGTTCTTTCTCGAAATTCAGAGAAAGCGGTTTTCCCCACCGCATAATGATgtgttttataataaataagtgCGGATCCCCTGAGGTTGACATTCTTTGAAATCCCACGTAAGCCACTGACGAAATCTCATGAAATAACTTGAAATCCCCTGAGATATTGTGAAATTCTGTAAATTCAGCTGGTATCATTAAAATCACATAAAATCCCTGCAATCCTTGAAATTCTGTAAAGTCACCTGAAATCGTGGAAATCTTTCAGATTACCCGAAATCTTAAGAAATCCCGTATCTTGTGAGGTCCCTGGACCCCCcgtgaaatcatttgaaatcatttgaaatccaatgaaatattttgaaatcctgTAAAATTATCTGATATAATGTGAAGTATTGgaaatctttgaaatgttAAAAATCATGTGAATCTTTGGAAAATCTTGTTACATCTACCTAGGTGAACGACTACAACGTACTTTTCATCGACAATCCCGTTGGCTCGGGATTCAGCTACGCGGAGAAATACTCGGGATACCCAAAAACGAACGCTGCAATAGCCAGCGATCTCCTCGCCTGCATCAAAGGTTTTCTCACAGAATTGCCCGTTTTTGCCATGGTCCCAACTTACATCACCGCTGAATCTTACGGGGGTAAAATGGCCGCCGAGTTTGCCTACGTTTGGTACAAGGTATCACGgaatataaaatgatttttaaatacCAAAAAGTAATGTCGAAGATTGTCGAAGTACACAGATATTTTCTTGGTCTCACCTGTCGATGATACGCCACGCACGAAACTCGCGGTGAACCGTCTCAcatgttcaatatttttacgtcAACGCGTTAATGTGGTTACTGGTGTAAAAGAAAACGTGCCCATGTTAATTCAATTTCAGGCGCAAACTGATGGGATAATTGAAAGTTCGTTGAAAGGTGTGGCGATGGGTGATTCGTGGTTGTCGCCGATGGATTCTGTCAACACTTGGGCCCCTTATCTTCTAGCCACGGTGAGAAACTAATCGAAAAGTTGCAGTGAACTtagttttcaatcaatttctttcCGATCATTTTAAGcaatcttttcaaagtattgcCAGAATTTCTAGAAACACGCGATTCTACTAGCATCTTGGAGTTTTTATATGGTTCTTAAGAGATTTCACGTGTCAACAGAGAAAGATTTTCTAGTTATGGTTACTGTATGGTCCTTAAGGGGTTGCCCTGGTCAATTTCAACGTTTGGCCTATACATCTCCAGTGTTGACGTCCacgtatttcaaaattccgaacaaaaacactccgaCGCACTTTCATTTGACACAGAATCAACGAAGTGGCATGAATTCCACGAATTAACTATTTCGATTTTGTATAAGCtgtgccatttctttattgttTGTGAAAAATGTGTTCTTTATTGGATTTTTCGTCAGCATAAGCGGTTTAATTGTTTTGTTCGACTAATCGACGATCTATCCACCAGTCACTGCACTTAGATTACAGTGCTGCAGATAGTGTCGATTTTGAAGTATAACACGATGACGCTTCCATGCACCAGGGGATGGTCGACACGATCGGATACGAGAAAATCAAAGCGGCCGCACAGGCAACCCAAGACGCAGTCGACGAAGGCAGATGGTCAGATGCGACGTCCGAATGGGCGACAACCGAATACGTGATCATCAACGTGGCGAACAACATCGATTTCTACAATATTCTCTACAAAGTAGCGCCATCGTCCAGTTCCTCGGCCAGAGAATGTTGGTACCAGTAAATCAGGTTGAAACAATACAGCAAACTTACAAGGAAAGCACCCGAAGAGTGTACTTCACCCATTTTGTAGTGCATAAAGAATCATTAGACACGTAATCACTTTGACGTGCTAATGAAACCGATTGAAGGTTAAAAAACGCACCATCTTTCAAGCATATTCGAGGTACTTTTCTTGTTGGTGTTTCAAAGTTTCCAACAAGCTAACGAGATACCCGATTTTCACAATTCACCCTCACAGTTGCCGCCAGTAAAGCTCTGCTTCGGGACGAACGCGACGACCAGCTTGACGAGTTGATGAACAGCGTCGTTAAGGAGGCCCTTGGGCTAAATGTTACTTGGGGCGCACAAAGCGGCACAATATTTGCCGCCCTTTATGCCGATTTCATGAAACCGGCAACTGACCAAGGTACGCAATATGCTATAGTCCAGGTAGCACGCTTGTCCAAATTACGAATGTTATTCGACCAATTATTCATACCAGCCAATGCCGACGGGTAAAGGATTTTCTTGAACATTGGTAGAAAAATAGCAAGACGGTAATGACTCTATAAATAAGCCTGAGGTAGAAGCTGTGTCGACTACATTTATGTTCACATAAGTGTCCTCAAAAATGTCGTGGTCAAAACAGAGTCGAAATACAAACTATAGATATTATCACATAGGAGTTACTGTACTAATCATACTACAATCGACAAAATCTGGTATAATTAACGAAATTTTAAAGTATCGCTTGCCTATTTTTCTGACAACGGCAAATCACGGTCAAAATATATACACTGTTAACTCTAACAGTCAACCATATTGGCTTCGAATACACCCTTTTAAGCGATCTCCGAGGTCGGTCGACTTCATTTTCTGTCGGAAATAATGTCAAATGTGAATCGACTGCGTCTTGCTTTCGACTTTTGAGCTTCAATTACGCGAATCGTAACTAAAATCGGATTTTGACCAAGTTTTGAGACAGACATTATCAATATACTGTAAACTTTGTACCTTTAAAATTAGTGGTCACGATAATGAAAGTAACTCCGTACCGTTTGCGGCCATGATCTCTGATTGCACGTTACGAATATGGCCTGCACAACCGGATCAAACCGTGGCCACGATCCGTACTGAGGTAGCAAAAATCGGTGCATCTATTCCACCTTGTCACAAGCGACGTTTCGGACGAGTGTGCGTGAGAATCGCGATATGCGGTAGACGGAGATTCGAAATTCGAGTTCTGGGTGGTCGGcttgataaataaatacgaaagTCTCGTCATGTCTCTCTAGTGTCCAAACTACGAGACCAGCGACGTGGATGTAAGAACCGAATTCAGTTTAAATCTGGTTTGTGTAGATTTGACTAAGGTACTAGAAGGGTACGTATCACATGTGCAACTCGACCTCGATCCCCGGCTGTAAGTTTAAGTCTTCTTCTTAGAAACTGAATTCACGTATAGTCGTTTCTTTAAATCTACGACCCAATATATTCTATTGTTTATTCCGCCGGGCTTGTTGAACGAACCTAATTTATTCTTTCTGGTGGGAAGTTGTGTTGTGTTGTGTTGTGTTGTGTtgtgcttttttcctttcattcttttttcccGTTCCTTCTTGACTGATCTAAAATTCACGCGGTGTTGTGACAATCGTCAACCGGCAAACTAGATCAACCCACCACGTCGTTATGATACTTTCCATTCGTACGACGCGACAGCTCCAGGCAGgttcaaatttattgtttcaaacTCTCTAACtgcttatattttattcacattcAACTCGTTTCTTTTATAGTGGAATACTTGCTGAACAACACCGACATCAATATTTTCGTATTCACCGCGCAGCTTGATCTCATCGTCGACACACCTGGTAAGCTACgtaattttcaccaaatttctCTACGTAAATACCATCCGCCTTGTAATATTACAAGTTGCATGGCGGTACTTTCCGGACAATCTTTTTCCCCATTAATATCACGTATCATATATTAAACCAATTAAACGGCCTACAGatataaaagaaacaaaaatttatagtgcaataaattttcaaagattgaCACAGATACAATATTTCCGTGTTCAATCATAAACCTCGTAGTTGTATGGATCATTTTCTGGTAACTTCACGAAATGCGCTTTGACAGTTCTGATATTTTGTAATcttaattgattgaaatttttgggCTGCAATTGACTTCAAGATCACCGATTAAGGTGAGAGAATGTTGATCCGTTCAATATAGGGTGAAATAGCAGCAACTGATGCCTCATTTATTCGTCGTACATatgcaaaatgaaaaactggACTTTTACTTTCGTGATCTCGTTACATTGTCCGTATAAAAGAATACGGATTGGTTAGCGATAGTCATTACCCATTTTGCAACGACACGATCAAGTATTGTGGTTCGCAATATgacgaagaataaaattttccccacAGGAACAGTTCTATGGGTGGAACGTCTAAAGTGGCCAAACGCGACACAATGGATCAATTCATCTCGGAACCCGCTCGTTATCGATTCGGTTATCGAAGGCTACGTCAAGCAGGACAATAACTTCAAATTATATTGGATCAACAGATCCGGACACATGGTGATTTATTAAGGATTAATCGGTTCTAAAATCTCTAACATCGTTATTCGCGCCGATGATAATAAATACAAAGTAAACGACTTTCCTGTTATATGATAGGAATACATCTTTTTGtaagtaaattcaaataatagaAGCCAAGATATAAACGACTTGAGAAAAGTATTGATAATTAGAACTTTCGAATGATATAGTAGATTTAAATGAGGaaataactttgaaatttaatgaaaatcgATTAGGATTCtacagaaagaaaattattttcatgttttttaaaaaattcttgtcttttatagaattttgaatttttttatttcaatagtattgttgaaaaaaatgtgactgGATCTCTGGAAATCTCATTGTTGATCaagataaattgaaatgtgGTAGAAAATGTAAGGTCAAATACACaagtatttattcattttgaacgttctaattaaaaagaaagaaacaagttCTCGAAATCTTTAGATCTTATCGTTAGCTTCTCTCATTCGAATTTACTCAGATTCAGTTTAATTTGTGTTCACTATCATCGGTGCAAACAACAGTACTAGAGATTTTTGTGAAGAGTGTTTCCACTCTTCCAAACTTTTTATTCAAGCGATGGAGCTCATTTATTTTGAAGTCGTCTCGCGCTATTGGTCTGAAACTGACCTCATTCGATTTCTGGCGATGAAGTTTATACGATAAGAACTGAGAGCGCTTTGTGCAGAATAAGTATAACGTGTTTTCATTCCTGTCATTAACCATTCAAGACAATGTATCTATTATCCAATGCTCCATTTGGCATAGACTGGACATTTAGTCGCAAAGAAAGTATCAGCTACCGCATATAATAAACAGCTATGGATCACTTTCTAAGCGGTATTGTAAATCTATTTCCTATTCAATGACAGGGCATAAATTACCGCTAGAATGAATTTCTTTGTACGCTTCTGCGTTCGATGATTTCATTAAACTACTTACAGTACTTACCATCATGATACCCGCGAGTCCGACGTGAAAGAACGCGAGTCGTGCGATAATTTGGAATTCGATTGCAGTCTGTGTCATTTATACGCAAAATTCCACAACCACATTGTCAAACCTAGTTGCTCGCAAAAAAAAGATATGCGTGATCTTAAAATTCACCTTTCTCTTTCACCCAGGTGCCGACTGACAATCCTGTTGCCACCGCAGCCATGCTGGAAGATCTGACAAGCAACGCCGATAGCTAGATGCATCAGACAATTAATTTTCGGTTTCATAGAACGTAAGAATTTACTGCATCGTGCAACTTacttaaaaattaatcataatttttaataaatgctgtaactttgcaTGATTTCTGGTAggtaaaatttaattcgatCAAATCGAAGGAATTG
Proteins encoded in this region:
- the LOC124213584 gene encoding retinoid-inducible serine carboxypeptidase isoform X1, whose product is MILPTITVITLTLLATGANGRQGFGSGEQEWGYVTVRPYAHMFWWLYYTTANVTNFTEKPLVIWLQGGPGASSTGYGNFEELGPLDLDLNERNYTWVNDYNVLFIDNPVGSGFSYAEKYSGYPKTNAAIASDLLACIKGFLTELPVFAMVPTYITAESYGGKMAAEFAYVWYKAQTDGIIESSLKGVAMGDSWLSPMDSVNTWAPYLLATGMVDTIGYEKIKAAAQATQDAVDEGRWSDATSEWATTEYVIINVANNIDFYNILYKVAPSSSSSAREFAASKALLRDERDDQLDELMNSVVKEALGLNVTWGAQSGTIFAALYADFMKPATDQVEYLLNNTDINIFVFTAQLDLIVDTPGTVLWVERLKWPNATQWINSSRNPLVIDSVIEGYVKQDNNFKLYWINRSGHMVPTDNPVATAAMLEDLTSNADS
- the LOC124213584 gene encoding retinoid-inducible serine carboxypeptidase isoform X2 translates to MFWWLYYTTANVTNFTEKPLVIWLQGGPGASSTGYGNFEELGPLDLDLNERNYTWVNDYNVLFIDNPVGSGFSYAEKYSGYPKTNAAIASDLLACIKGFLTELPVFAMVPTYITAESYGGKMAAEFAYVWYKAQTDGIIESSLKGVAMGDSWLSPMDSVNTWAPYLLATGMVDTIGYEKIKAAAQATQDAVDEGRWSDATSEWATTEYVIINVANNIDFYNILYKVAPSSSSSAREFAASKALLRDERDDQLDELMNSVVKEALGLNVTWGAQSGTIFAALYADFMKPATDQVEYLLNNTDINIFVFTAQLDLIVDTPGTVLWVERLKWPNATQWINSSRNPLVIDSVIEGYVKQDNNFKLYWINRSGHMVPTDNPVATAAMLEDLTSNADS